The genomic interval AATCTTTCTTTCTCTATTCCTTTCGAGATTAAATAATCTTTAATTCTTTTTGCTCTTGCCCTAGACAAAGACAAATTAGAGCCTTCCGCAGCCTCCTCATTAGTGTGCGCATCAATATCCAAATTATATTCTGGGTGATCAATTAAGATCTTTACAATTTTATCTAAATGACCATTTGATTCAATCTGAATAACATCTGTCCCATCTTCAAAATGAACCTCTCGCATTCCTTCATCGATCGCATTTTTCGAAGCCCCATCAATTTCAGGACAACCACCACTTGAAAGGGACCCTTTCACATCAGGGCAATCATCCAATGTATTAACGATACCATCGCCGTCACTATCCGAATTTGGACAACCTGTTTCACCTTCTCCAGGTGTATCTGGACAAACATCAATATCATTTGGAACACCGTCTCCATCGCGGTCATCAGGAGTAACCCTATTAACCGGTGCAGGTGGCTTTACTTCTGTCGTATCTACTTTAACTGTATTTCTTTCAAGTATTGCGTCTCCAGGTTGAGAACTGCTCGGTTTGGCAATATCCATATCCCAAATCCAATCTTTATGCTTTCTTCCTTGCCCCTCTCTTCCAAAATAATAGGAGAGGCCAACCGAGAACGTTGCAATCCTTCCATCCACACCTTTATGAAACTCATTTGGCCCTGTGAAATCGAATGTTTTTGTCTGCCAAATATTCGCAACGAAAGTAAAATCAGTGTGTATTGCCATATAATCAGTAAGACGCCATTGAGGTGTAAACCCCAT from Flavobacteriales bacterium carries:
- a CDS encoding OmpA family protein — protein: MRHSLFLLAFLSAFLATSQTYNSLSIDGNIGLNSALGPFAEGCQSNYLGVYHLDVNCRYMLNNKFGVMGGVGFDRIKNDESGYYQDLNYFKTHYFRLSFQAVFNVGRIAEFEDIHPRFGLLFHTGFGFSSLKDAHRSVWFKNFRTQGSDEMMHLIMGFTPQWRLTDYMAIHTDFTFVANIWQTKTFDFTGPNEFHKGVDGRIATFSVGLSYYFGREGQGRKHKDWIWDMDIAKPSSSQPGDAILERNTVKVDTTEVKPPAPVNRVTPDDRDGDGVPNDIDVCPDTPGEGETGCPNSDSDGDGIVNTLDDCPDVKGSLSSGGCPEIDGASKNAIDEGMREVHFEDGTDVIQIESNGHLDKIVKILIDHPEYNLDIDAHTNEEAAEGSNLSLSRARAKRIKDYLISKGIEKERLKAEGFGSIIPVYGNETRIEFKITF